The genomic DNA GCGATGCGCGCCGGGTCAGCTCGACGTCGATACCCGCCAGCGCCTCGGCGACTCGGACGTCGGCGGACCGAATCTTGTTGTAGCCCACCACGAAGCCGACCAGCACCAGCGATAGCAGCACCAGGACGAGGACGAGGACCGCGGTCACCACGAGCCGCCACCTCCTCCCCCACCGCCGCCACCGCCACCGCCACTACTGCTGCTCGAACTGCTACCGCTCGAACTGCCCGAGGACGACGACACCTGCGACGCGGTGTACGCGCCGATCGACGAGGACAGCGCCGACTCGAACCCGTCGAAGTCCGCCCCGCCGCCCGAGCCGAACGACGAGTCACCGTCGCCCGAACTCGACGAGGACTGATACCAGACGGGCTGCGGGGCAACGGTTCCCATCGTGGTCTCGTACTTGCGCGCCCACGCCGCCGCGCTACCCGCCGCCACGGCGTAGGGAACGTAGGCGGTGTAGAGGTCCTTGCGTGCGGCGAAGTCGAAGCGCGTCTCCGCGGAGTCCGTCGACAGCAGCCGGTGGAAACCCTCGGCGCGCGACCACAGTTGGCGGCCCGCCTCGGTGCGCCGCGTGCCGACGCCTGCGGCCCACGCCCCGACGGTGAGTGCGAAGAACGCCGCGAACGGCAGGCCCCACATCGTCGTCGGGAAGCCCCATCGGAAGAAGCCGCACAGCGCGAGGATGGCGGCGACGGCGTTGGCCGAACGGATCCACAGTTCCTTCCTGCGCGGCACGATCAGCCCCTCGTCGCGCGCCCACTTGCGGACTGCTTCGGCCATTTCGGTCTTCGCCTTCTGCAGCTTCGCTCCCGCCTTGGCCGATTTCCTCGCCTCGAAGACCGTTCCCCGGCCCATCACCTTGAGCGTCGAACCGACCGCCACGCCCACCGGGTCGACGTCGATCCAGTCCTTGCGCTCGGCGATGCCCCGCACGTTCCACTGCGCATTGCTCACCTGACGCAGTTCGACCAGGTTGCGTTCGGCGAGGTGAAACAGGGTGGCCGTCAACCCGTTCCAGGGCACGCGCTCGGTGCGGACGTACTCGGTCTGCACGGGGCCGAGCCCGGGCGGTGGTTCGTACTGCACGGGCGACCCGGGCACCGGCTCCACCGTGGTGCGGTACCAGAGGTAGCCCGCCGCGCCTGCGGCGACCGCGATGCCGAGCACCCACGCCGCGGTGACGACGGACTGGCCGAACACGCGGTCCCAGGGCTGCGACCACGGCAGCTCGACGCGCTGCGGCGTCGGCACGTCCACCCCTGCCCGCAAGGTCACCGGCGTGCGCGGTGGCAGGTCGGTCGCCGAGAACTCGACGGTGTCGCCGTCGAGGGTCAGGCCGGTGCACGGGCGCCCGACCCCGAACCCGACCGCACACCGGGCACCGGTCACGTCGCCGGGCATGGTGGCGCGGATGCGCACGCGCTCGATCTCGTTGTTCCACGACGGCGCCACGACGTTCCAGAAGAACGCGGATTCCGAGTCGGGTCGACCGACGTCGGTGGCGAACCGGCGATCCGATCCGGTCGAACCGGGGTCTAGCACTCCGTCGATGGCATACCGGATCTCGTAGGTGTGGGCGCCGGGCCATAGCGTGCTGTAAGGGTCGCCGATCTTGGCGACGCGGAAGCGGTCGGCGTCCTCCCAGAGCATCTGGTAGTCCACGGGCTCGCCGTCGAGGAGGATCGACGTGATCTCCGGGGTCTGCCGCACGGACGGCTCGTTGGGGTTGGCGACGTCCCAGTACCGGAAGATGCCGTGCCGTCCGGACGGGAAGTCACCGGTGATCGTCTCGACCGCGGTGAGGTCGCCGTCGGCGCCGACGGTGAAGTCGGCGCGGTAGTCGGTGATCACCACGGGGTCGTCGGCGGGGCCTGCGGCCGAGCCCGAACCGAACGCCAGCGGCCACAGCAGTCCGAGGGCGATGAGCCCGAGGAGGAGCGACCAGCCGAGGATCCTGCGCACGTCACCTCCCGGGTTTGGACGCCTTACCCTATGTGCAGCGGGTCGATCTGTACGCGAACGGGCGCTCCGTCGTGGCGGGCACTGGCCACGCCGGTGGCCTTGCGCAATGCCGCGGCCAATTCGAGGCCCTGCTCGCGTGGCACCCGGACGAGCATGCGGATGACCGGCCCGTCGACCGGTTCGCCCGCGGGGCGACGAGCACCGGGCGGCAGGTCCACCGGCCCCAGGACCTCGGCCCCCTCCGGCAGTGTCGCGGTGTCGATCAGCGCGGCCGCAGACGCGACGTCGCCGTCGATGGCCGCCATGTGCGCGGCGGGCGGCAGCCCGACCTCGGTCCTCGCGTCGAGTTCGGCCTCGGCCGCCGCGACGGGATCCCACCGGACGAGTGCCTGCACCGTCGGGATCGCCGACTCGGCGACGACGGCGACCACGCCGCCCTCGGACCGCGGCCGCACCAGCGCGCCCGCGGCCATCCACCGGCGCAGCGCGTCCTCCCCCGCGCGCAGGTCCTGCCTGCCGAGCAGCGCCCATCCGTCGAGCAGCAGCGCGGCGCCGTATCCGCCCGGGGCAACGGGTTCGGCGCCCGGCGTCGCGACCACGAGGGCGGGGGTGTCCGGGACCGTCGCGAGCACGGCGTCGCCGCCCGAGGTGACGACGGTGGTGCCCGGGAAGGCCCTGCCGAGTTCCTCCGCGGTGCGCCTGGCACCGACCACGACGGCCCGCACGGCGTCCGACCCACAGCGGGCGCACCGGAGTGCGGGTTCGTGCCGGCCGCACCAGCGGCACACCGCGCCGGTCGTGTCCCGGTCGGGCAGTGACAGCGGCCCGGTGCAGTGCCTGCAGCGGGCGATGGTCCGGCAGCGTCCGCACGCGAGTGCGGGCACGTATCCGCGGCGGGGCACCTGCACCAGCACGGGCGCGCCTGCCTTCAGGGCGGAGCGAGCGGCGTCGAGCGCCATCGTGGGCAGCCGTGCCGTCCGCGCCGCCGGGTCGCGCTCCTGCGCATGGGCACTGTCCTCGATGGCGACGACCCGCGCCGCCCTGGCCCGCACCTGTGGGCGGGTGGCCACCAGGTCGTGTGCCCACCGGGACCGCACCAGGGCCTGGGCCTCGGCGGTCCGCGAGTACCCGCCGATCAGCGCCGCGCAGCGCACCTGGTGGGCGCGCAGCATCGCGACCTCGCGGGCGTGCGAGTACGGTGCGCGCGGTTCGGCGAGGCTGTCGTCACCGTCGTCCCACACCATGACCAGTCCGAGGTCGGCGACCGGTGCGAACACCGCACTGCGGGTGCCGATCACGAAGCGCGCGCCGCCGCGCAGCACGGCCAGCCAGCGGCGGTACCGCTCGGCGGGGCCGAGCCCGGCCGACAGCGCGACCACCCTGGTCGGGTCGACGTGCCGGGACGCGGCGGCGTGCAGCGCGTCGACGTCGCTCTGGTCGGGCAGGACGGCCAGCGCGGCCCGGCCTGAGTTGACCACCGCCGCCCCCGCCTCGGCCAGCCGATCGGCCCACTGCTCCCCCGGCAGCGCCTGCCACACCGCGCGCGCCGCCCGGCCCTCGGCGAGTGCTGCCAGGAAGGCCTCGGCCCGTCCGTACACCGACCACCCGGCCGGATCGACGTCGGCGGTGACGAGCGGGGCCAGCTCGGGAACGGCCTGCTTCTCGACGTTGGCGTGGCGCGGCGGCACGGCCAGCCGCAGGACGTCGGGCCGGGTTCCGGCGTACCGGGTCGCGACGGCCTCGGCGAGGCGCCGGACGTCGGGGGTCAGGACCGGCTCGGCCGACACGACGCGGTCGAGCCAGCCCAGCTTGCCCACGTGGTCGGTGTCCGAACGCCGTTCCAGGATGAAGGCGTCGACGAGCCTGCCGTGGAAGCGGACGCGGGCGCGCACGCCCGGTTGGGCGTCGTCGGACTGCTCGCTGCTGACCAGGTAGTCGAATTCTCGATCGAGATGCGGCACCGACAGCATGGGCAGCACGCGTGCGATCGGCTCGTGTTCGGCGGCCTGTCTGGTCGTGCTCACTCGGCCGGTGTAGCAGCGCCCGCCGACGCCGTAGGTCCTCGACCGAACAGGAATCCCGCGGTGATCAACAGGATCGACGCGGCGTACGCGAACCAGATCGGGACGGCGAGCGCCTCGGAACCGAGCACGAACTTCCCGATGCCGATCATGCCGTCGGACACCGCGAAGCAGACCGCGCCGAGCGCCGTCCACGGCGTGGGCAGGTCGGCCAGCAGCGCCGCGCAGGCCATGGCGCCGAGCACCACGATGTAGAGGGTGACCGGCACGGCCATCCCCTCGGCGACCAGGCGCGGCCAGAACCAGACGAGCAGGGCGACGCAGGCGACGACGAGGACGGCGCATGCCACGACCCGCGGGGTGGTGCGGCGGGCCAGCGGGAGCAACGCGGCCAGGAAGCACAGGTGCGCGACGAGGAACGCGCCGAGGCCGAGCACGAACGACGGCTCCCACCACGGGACGGCGAGCAGGGAGTCGCCCGCGGCGGAGAACACCAAAGCCGCGACGAGCCAACGACGTTCGCGCACCACCCGATGACCGAGCGCGGCGACTGCGAGCAGCACGGCGGTCAGTGCCTTGACCGCGGGCTGCAGGGCGAACTGGCCCGTGAGGTCGGCGCCCGAGGGCAGCCGCGCGGCGGTCACGACGAGGAACACGCCGTACGCCGCACCGACCACGCCTGCGGCGACCCACGCGATGCGCGATCGCGACGATGCGTACGTTGTGCCCATGCCCGCAGACGACGCTCCCGTCAGCCCGATGCCACTCGACCCCATCCTGGAGAAGGTACTGGAAGCGGTTCCCTTCCAGCTGACGACCGAGGGCGGCCCCGAGGCCACCCGCCAGCGGTTCCGCGACGTGCCGCGGCCCGAGGTCCATCCGGAGGTGACGGCGGAGGACCGCGAGATCGGCGGACCCGGCGGCCCGCTACCCATCCGGCTGTACCGGCCCGCCGACGCGGGCACGTCGCCACTGCCCATCGTCATGTTCTTCCACGGCGGCGGCTGGGTGGTCGGCGACCTCGACACCTACGACGGCGCCGCCAGGGTCCACGCCGCGGAGACCGGCGCGTTGGTCGTGGCCGTCGACTACCGGCTCGCGCCGGAGCACCCGTATCCGGCTGCCGTCGACGACGTGTGGGCCGCCACGCGGTGGGTCGCCGAGCATGCCGACGAACTGGGCGCCGACGCAAGGCGGATCGCCGTGGCCGGCGACTCCGCGGGTGGCAACCTCGCGGCGGTCGTCGCGCAACTGGCCCGTGACGCCGACGGTCCCGAGCTGCGGTTCCAGTTGCTCTGGTACCCGGCCACGACGTGGGACGTGACCCTGCCCTCGTTCACCGAGAACGCGAACGCCCCGATCCTGGACACCGTCTCCGTCGGCGGCTTCTCCCGGTGGTACGCAGGCCACGTCGACCTGTCCAACGCACCGGCCACCCTGATCCCGGGCCGCGCCGAATCACTGGCGGGCCTGGCACCGGCCTACATCGCGGTGGCGGGCCACGATCCACTGCGTGACGACGGCATCCGCTACGGCGAACTGCTGACCGCCGCCGGGGTGCCCGCGGAGGTGCACAATGCCGCGAGCCTGGTGCACGGCTACCTCGGCTACGCCGGCATCGTTCCGGCGGCCACCGAGGCGACCCAACGCGGGCTCGCGGCACTGCGCGCCGCGCTAGGTTGAGACCGTGACGGACACCTCGGCGAGCACGACGCCCGGGCAGCGGCCCGACATCGACCCGATCCTGAAGATGGTGCTGGACGCGGTGCCGCTGGAGTTCACGATCGCCGACGGCGTCGACGTCGCCCGCGAGAAGTTCCGGGCAGTCAAGCCGCCGCCGGAGATACTGCCCGACCTGCGCATCGAGGCTCGCGTCGTCGGTCACGGGGACCTGACCGACGTGCCGGTCCGCATCTACTGGCCGCCGGTCGACCAGCACGCTCACCTGCCCGTCGTCGTCTTCTTCCACGGTGGCGGCTGGTGCATCGGCGACCTCGACACCCACGATCACGTCGCCCGAGCGCACGCCGTGGGCGCCGAGGCCATCGTCGTGTCGGTGGACTATCGCCTGGCGCCCGAGCATCCCTTCCCCGAGGGCGTCGAGGACGCGTGGGCGGCACTGCAGTGGGTCGCCGACCACGCGACCGAACTCGGCGGCGACCCGGCCCGCATCGCCGTGGCAGGCGACTCCGCGGGCGGCAACCTCGCGGGGGTCATGGCGTTGCGGGCGCGTGACGCAGGCGGGCCGCCGCTGGCGTTCCAGCTGCTCTGGTACCCCGTCGTCGTCGGTGACCTGTCGGCGCCGTCGTTCACCGAGAACGCCGATGCGCCCATCCTCAACCGCGACGTCACCACGGCGTTCCTCACCTGGTACCTGCCGGGGATGGACATGACCGATCCCGCCGCACTGCCGACCGATCTCGCGCCCGCGAACGCCGCGACGCTGGCGGGTCTGCCGCCCGCGTACATCGGCACCGCCGAGCACGACCCGCTGCGCGACGACGGCGGGAGGTACGCCGAATTACTCGGCGCCGCAGGGGTTCCCGTTCAGCTGTCCAACGAGCCGACCATGGTGCACGGCTTCGTCAGCCTCGCATTGGTGGCCCCTGCGGCGGCCGAGGCCACCCAGCGCGGACTCGCGGCACTGCGGGCCGCGCTGCATCCGGCCGGGGGGGACGCGCGATGACCACGCCCGACCACCACACGATCATCGTGGGCGCCGGGTTCTCCGGCATCGGCGCGGCCATCGCCCTGGACCGGGCGGGCCTGCACGACTACGTCATCCTGGAGGCCGGCGCCGAGCCCGGCGGAACCTGGTACTGGAACACCTATCCCGGCATCGGGGTCGACATCCCGTCGTTCTCCTACCAGTTCTCGTTCGAGCAGAGCACCAGTTGGTCGCGCACCTACGCCAAGGGCGGCGAACTCAAGGGCTATGCCGACCGCTGTGTGGACAAGTACGGGCTGCGCCGCCGGATCCGGTTCGGCATGCACGTCGCCGCGGCGGTGTTCGACGACGAGAACGACACGTGGCGCGTGGATCTCGCACACGGCGGGTCACTGACCGCGCGCTTCCTGATCAACGCCAGCGGCGTGCTCACCGTGCCCAAGCTGCCCGACATCGACGGCGTCGACACCTTCGCCGGTGTCACCATGCACACCGCGCGCTGGGATCACACCCAGGACCTGACGGGCAAGCGAGTCGCCATCATCGGCACCGGCGCCTCGGCCGTGCAGGTGATCCCGGAGATCGCACCCAAGGTGGAGCACCTCACCGTCTTTCAACGCACGCCGATCTGGTGCCTGCCGAAGTTCGACGTCCCGCTGCCCGCTGCCGCGCGCCTGGCGATGCGGATCCCCGGCGGCAAGACACTGCACCGGCTGATCAGCCAGGCCTACGTGGAACTGACGTTCCCGATCTCCGCGCAGTACTACACCGTGTTCCCACTGGCGGACCGCGCCGAGCGGCTGTGCCGGGCCTATCTCAAGCGCGAGGTTCGCGATCCCGTCACGCGAGACAAGCTGACCCCGCGTTACGCCGTCGGCTGCAAGCGCCCGGGATTCCACAACACCTACCTGTCGACGTACAACCGCGACAACGTGGCTCTGGTGACCGAGCCCATCCGCGAGGTCACGCCGTCGGGCGTCACGACCGCCGACGGCACCACCCACGAGGTCGACGTGCTCATCCTCGCCACCGGGTTCAAGGTGATGGACGTCGACGCGGTGACCTTCGACGTCACTGGAAGCGGCGGCGTGGAGCTGGCGGACTACTGGGAACGCAACAGGATGCAAGCCTACGAGGGCGTCAGCATCCCGGGATTCCCGAACTTCTTCTCCGTGATGGGTCCGTACGGCTACGTCGGGTCGTCCTACTTCGCGCTGATCGAGGCGCAGACGCGCCACATCGTGCGGTGCCTGAGCCAGGCCGCACACCAGTCGGCGTCGCGGGTCGAGGTGTCGCAGGAGGCCAACGACCGCTACTTCGCCGAGATGATGCGCAAGCGGCACCGCCAGATCTTCTGGCAGGAGAGCTGCAGCAAGGCCAACAGCTACTACTTCGACAAGAACGGCGACGTCCCGCTGCGGCCTGCCACCACGTTCGAGGCCTATCTACGCAGTCGTCGCTTTCCGCTGCGGGACTATTCGTTCAGCGCCTAGAACTGCACGCCGCGGGTGAGCGCGCCGTCGACCACGAGGTTTGTGCCGGTGATGAAGCTGGCGGCCGAACTGCTCAGGAAGACAACGGCATTCGCGACCTCGCCGGGGGTTGCCATGCGCCCGGTGGGGTTGAGGCCGAGCGCGGTCGCGAACAGTTCGGGGTCGTCGCGCTCGATGGACGGCCACACCCCACCCGGGAAGTAGGTGTTGCCGGGGCTCACGGTGTTGGCGCGGACGCCCTTGCCCGCGAGGTCGAACGCCAAGCCCTGGGTGTAGTGGATGATCGCGGCCTTCATGGTCCCGTATGGCCCTGCGGCGAAGTCGATCTCGCGTCCGGACACACTCGAGATGGTGACGATCGAACCCGTTCCGCTCTCGAGCAGGTGTGGTAGCGCCGCCTCCACCAGGCCGACGGTGCCCATGAGGTCGACGTCGAAACTCGTCCGCCAGTTCTCCGCGTTGGCCGGGATGGCCAGGGCGCTGACATTCGCCACCACGCCGTCGATGCCGCCGAGTGCCTCGGAACTGGCGGCCACCCACTCCGCGAGCGCGGTGCGGTCCCCCACGTCGACGGCGCTGCCGATGACGGTCGACCCCGTGGCGGCCAACTCCGTCTGGGTGGTCGCCACGGCGTCGGGCGTCCGGGCGCAGTAGGCCACCGCGGCGCCCTCGGCCAGCAGGCCGTCGACGACGGCCCGTCCGATGCCGCGGGTGCCCCCGGTGACGAGGAAGCGCTTGCCGGAGAGTCCAAGATCCATGGTGCCGAGTTCCGATCAGTAGTCGATGGAGCCGAGAGAACTGGCGGTGCGGCGTAATTCGGCGTGCAGGCCGTCGTAGGCGGGTGCGGGTGGCAGCAGCCGCTTGTCGATCTTGGTGACGGCGCTGTAGTTCGTGTCGACGACGTTGGCGATCGGCACCTGCGAGATCTGGGTCAGCAGCTGATACGCATCGAGCCGGTCGAGCCCGTACAACTCCCCCAGCCAGCCGATCATCTCGACCTGACTCGCACGCCACGCCTCCTCGAGCGGCCGCCCGGATCCGATGCACATCAGGTGCGTGTCGGTCTCCAGCCGCGGCCACGCCGGACCGCGGCCCTTGACCAGGTCGACGATCGCCGTCACGTGCATGGCACCCTCGACCGCGGTCCCGCACGACTCGCCCTCGCCCTGCCGGTAGTGGCCGTCACCGAGTGAGAACAGCGCTCCCTCGACGTTGACCCGCAGGTAGCAGGTGGCGCCTGCGGTCATCTCCGGGGTGTCCATGTTGCCACCGAAGTCGCTCGGCACCAGTGACGTCCGTACCTCGCGGCGGCCTGGGGCGACGCCGACCGTGCCCAGCATCGGGTTGGCGGGCAGGCGCACCGAGAAGTCGCTCGCCTGGGCGTCGAAGCCGACGGTGTGCGTGCCGGCGTCGTAGTCGTAGACGTAGGTGCGTTCGGGCAGCGGGTCCTGCAGCGTCGGGCTGACCGGGATGCTGGTGAGGCCGCCGAAGAACGGGATCAGCGTGGAGGCGCCCCACGTCCGCGCCGGGGTGAGGTCGACCAGGTGGACGGCCAGCGTGTCGCCGGGCTCGGCGCCCTCGATCCAGAACGGTCCCGTCTGCGGGTTGAGGTCCTCGGTGTTCAGCGCGGTGCTCGCGACGTCGTCGCGGCTGGTGATCCGCCCGCCGTAGGCGTCCTCGGTCCACAGCGACAGCACGGTGCCCGGCCGCACGCGCATCACCGCGGCGGCGCCACCGAAGGTGTAGGTCAGCTGGTCGACGGTGGGAATGAAGGTCACCTGGTCCATGACCACCATCCTGCTCGACTTCCCCCCACCGCGCGAGCAGACGCAAAGGCCCCTGTTCCTGACGGAAACAGGGGCCTTTGCGTCTGCTCGCGTGGAGAGATCGGGAGGTTAGACCGAGGCCTTGAGGTCCTCGACCTTGTCGGTCCGCTCCCAGGGCAGGTCGACGTCGGTGCGACCGAAGTGGCCGTACGCGGCGGTCGGCGCGTAGATCGGCCGCAGCAGGTCCAGGTCGCGCACGATCGCGCCGGGGCGCAGGTCGAACACCGACGTGATGGCCTTCTCGATGCGCGCCGGGTCGACGGTCTCGGTGCCGAAGGTCTCGACGAACAGACCGACGGGGGCGGCCTTGCCGATGGCGTAGGCCACCTGGACCTCGACGCGCTCGGCGAGGCCCGCGGCGACGACGTTCTTGGCCACCCAGCGCATCGCGTAGGCAGCTGAGCGGTCGACCTTCGACGGGTCCTTGCCGGAGAACGCGCCGCCGCCGTGGCGCGCCCAGCCGCCGTAGGTGTCGACGATGATCTTGCGGCCGGTCAGACCGGCGTCGCCCATCGGGCCACCGAGGACGAACTTGCCGGTGGGGTTGACCAGCAGCCGGTAATCCGACGTGTCCATGGAGTCATGGTTCAGGTCGGCGAGGACGGTGTTGACGACCTTCTCGCGGATGTCCGGCGTGAGGCCACCCTCCAGGTCGATGCCGTCGGCGTGCTGGGTGGACAGCACGACCGTGTCCAACCGGACCGGGGTCACGCCGTCGTACTGCACGGTGACCTGGGTCTTGCCGTCGGGACGGAGGTAGTCGAGCACGCCGCTCTTGCGCACCTCGGTGAGCCGGCGGGCAAGTCGGTGCGCGATCGCGATGGGGAGCGGCATCAGCTCGGGCGTGTCCCGGATGGCATAGCCGAACATCAGGCCCTGGTCGCCGGCACCCTGGGCATCCAGCGGGTCGCCTGCGCCTTCGACGCGCGCCTCGTGGGCGGTGTCGACGCCCATCGCGATGTCGGGCGACTGCGCGCCGATGCCGATGTTCACGCCGCAGGTCTCGCCGTCGAAGCCCTTGTCCGACGAGTCGTAGCCGATCTCGAGGATGCGCGCGCGAACCGTCTTCGGGATGTCGGCGAACGCCTCCTTGGCGGTGGTCGTGACCTCGCCGACGACGTGCACCTGGCCCGTGGTCACCAGCGTTTCGACGGCGACGCGAGACTTCGGATCCTGTGCGAGCAGCGCGTCGAGCACGGAGTCGCTGATGGCGTCACAGATCTTGTCGGGGTGGCCCTCGGTTACCGACTCACTGGTAAACAGCCGAGCTTTGCTCACGGTGTAGTCCCTCTCCATTGCTTAGTCATGCGAATGATATAGCCGTCAGTTGTAGGCAAACGTGCAACCCATGCGCTCGCAACCCTTGTGCTCAGGCTGCGGAGTGCGCCGCGTCACCCCAGGCGCAGGAATGCTCCGATCGCGTCCACGATACGGCTGGCCATCAGGGTCTTCGAACCGTGCTCCAACGCAACCTCGTTGCCGTCGGCCGACAGGAGCCACCCGTCGTTGTTGTCGACTTCGAAGGCGCGGCCCTCGCCGACCGCGTTGACGACCAGCAGGTCGCAGCCCTTGCGCGCGAGCTTGGCCCTGGCGTGGAACAGCACGTCGCCATTGGCGTCGCCCGTCTCGGCCGCGAAGCCGACGATGGCCTTCATGTTGGGCAGCTGCCCGTCCGTCCGCGCGCGTACGGCGGTGGCGAGGACGTCCTCGGTGCGCGTGAGTTCGATCGCGGGTGCGTCGGAGGCGTGTCCGGGTTCGTGCGACTTCTTGATCTTGCTGGTCGCGACGTGCGTGGGCCGGAAGTCGGCGACTGCCGCCGCCATCACCAGGACGTGCGACTCGGGCGCGTGCTTGGACACCGCGTCGTTCAGCTGGTCCGCCGAGCCGATGTGCACGACCTCGACGCCTGCCGGGTCGCCGAGACCGACGGTGTTGCCCGCGATCAGCGTGACGTCGGCACCGCGCTGGGCGGCTACGCGCGCGACCGCGTATCCCTGCTTGCCGGAGCTGCGGTTGCCGATGAACCGCACCGGGTCGATCGGTTCGCGGGTGCCACCGGCGCTGACGAGCACCTTCACGCCGGACATGTCGTAGGGCAGCGCGTCGGGTCGCTCCAGCAGCAACTGGGCGAAAGTGCTGATCTCCTCGGCTTCGGGGAGGCGACCCGAACCGCTGTCGGCGCCGGTGAGCCTGCCTGCGGCCGGTTCGAGCACGATGGCACCTCGACGCCGCAGCGTCGCCACGTTGTCGACGGTGGCGGGGTGGTGCCACATCTCGGTGTGCATCGCCGGGGCGAACAGCACCGGGCACCGCGCGGTCAACAGCGTGGCGGTCAGCAAGTCGTCGGCGCGGCCCGAGGCCGCGCGTGCGATCAGGTCCGCGGTCGCCGGTGCCACGACCACGAGGTCGGCCTCCTGGCCGATGCGGACGTGCAGCACCTCGTCGACGTTCTCGAAGACCGTGGTGCGGACCGGGTTGCCGGAGAGCGCCTCGAACGTCGCGGCGCCGACGAACTTCAGCGCGGATTCGGTGGGCACGACGCGAACGGAGTGCCCGGCCTCGGA from Mycolicibacterium arabiense includes the following:
- a CDS encoding acetamidase/formamidase family protein, with protein sequence MDQVTFIPTVDQLTYTFGGAAAVMRVRPGTVLSLWTEDAYGGRITSRDDVASTALNTEDLNPQTGPFWIEGAEPGDTLAVHLVDLTPARTWGASTLIPFFGGLTSIPVSPTLQDPLPERTYVYDYDAGTHTVGFDAQASDFSVRLPANPMLGTVGVAPGRREVRTSLVPSDFGGNMDTPEMTAGATCYLRVNVEGALFSLGDGHYRQGEGESCGTAVEGAMHVTAIVDLVKGRGPAWPRLETDTHLMCIGSGRPLEEAWRASQVEMIGWLGELYGLDRLDAYQLLTQISQVPIANVVDTNYSAVTKIDKRLLPPAPAYDGLHAELRRTASSLGSIDY
- the metK gene encoding methionine adenosyltransferase gives rise to the protein MSKARLFTSESVTEGHPDKICDAISDSVLDALLAQDPKSRVAVETLVTTGQVHVVGEVTTTAKEAFADIPKTVRARILEIGYDSSDKGFDGETCGVNIGIGAQSPDIAMGVDTAHEARVEGAGDPLDAQGAGDQGLMFGYAIRDTPELMPLPIAIAHRLARRLTEVRKSGVLDYLRPDGKTQVTVQYDGVTPVRLDTVVLSTQHADGIDLEGGLTPDIREKVVNTVLADLNHDSMDTSDYRLLVNPTGKFVLGGPMGDAGLTGRKIIVDTYGGWARHGGGAFSGKDPSKVDRSAAYAMRWVAKNVVAAGLAERVEVQVAYAIGKAAPVGLFVETFGTETVDPARIEKAITSVFDLRPGAIVRDLDLLRPIYAPTAAYGHFGRTDVDLPWERTDKVEDLKASV
- the coaBC gene encoding bifunctional phosphopantothenoylcysteine decarboxylase/phosphopantothenate--cysteine ligase CoaBC; this translates as MTERKQIIVGVAGGIAAYKACTLVRQLSEAGHSVRVVPTESALKFVGAATFEALSGNPVRTTVFENVDEVLHVRIGQEADLVVVAPATADLIARAASGRADDLLTATLLTARCPVLFAPAMHTEMWHHPATVDNVATLRRRGAIVLEPAAGRLTGADSGSGRLPEAEEISTFAQLLLERPDALPYDMSGVKVLVSAGGTREPIDPVRFIGNRSSGKQGYAVARVAAQRGADVTLIAGNTVGLGDPAGVEVVHIGSADQLNDAVSKHAPESHVLVMAAAVADFRPTHVATSKIKKSHEPGHASDAPAIELTRTEDVLATAVRARTDGQLPNMKAIVGFAAETGDANGDVLFHARAKLARKGCDLLVVNAVGEGRAFEVDNNDGWLLSADGNEVALEHGSKTLMASRIVDAIGAFLRLG